The following proteins come from a genomic window of Aspergillus oryzae RIB40 DNA, chromosome 4:
- a CDS encoding putative MFS transporter (permease of the major facilitator superfamily) has protein sequence MASLFPQPTEAAYSTSSNTTPSPVQYTPVSDRSEDESGPLNRPPPGSLKVQTQFSADEDDRDDGYDSYDDPEEKPDTGFPKYTAIEEKQIVKKFDRRLVPFLALLYLLSFLDRSNIGNAKIAGMTDDLKLSSSQYEWLLTAFYITYILFEWMTLMYRLVPPHIYISLCVCGWGLVACFQSLATSFGSLILLRALLGITEAAFGPGVPFYLSLFYKREELAFRNGLFISAAPLASSFASSLAWVIVKMSSNGPIAPWRTLFLVEGFPSVIVAVFAWILIPDSPGSAWFLGPRQRMVAELRMEERKPDHHEPRRGKFNWKEVRITLADPKSYITAFMFFSCNVAFSSMPVFLPTIIKDMGYSSVTSQALSAPPFLFAFIIVLLTAYLSDRNRKRSPYLITHALLSSASYLIIALTGHFHAHLPAAAHTTIRYLCVYPATAGFFSAITLIMTWTMDNRVAKEGKGASIAIMNVIGQCGPLLGTRLYPSVDGPWYVRGMATCSFFMVVVAILAFVLKVMLLRACRKVEAEGDEIEMHGGEESEVLMGGRSIGRRVEEKFTYII, from the exons ATGGCCTCCTTGTTTCCTCAGCCGACCGAGGCCGCGTATTCCACGTCCAGTAACACAACGCCCTCACCCGTTCAATATACGCCTGTATCCGACAGGTCTGAGGATGAATCAGGGCCCCTAAACCGTCCCCCTCCGGGCTCATTGAAAGTGCAAACGCAATTTAgtgctgatgaagatgatcgtGACGATGGGTACGACTCATACGACGATcccgaggagaagcccgATACTGGCTTTCCGAAGTATACGGCaatagaagagaagcagATCGTGAAGAAATTCGATCGCCGACTAGTTCCATTCTTAGCGCTACTCTATTTACTCTCCTTTTTGGATCGATCTA ATATTGGAAATGCCAAGATTGCTGGCATGACAGATGATCTTAAGCTTTCGTCTTCGCAATATGAATGGCTTCTTACAGCATTTTACATCACTTATATCCTCTTCGAATGGATGACTCTCATGTATCGTCTTGTCCCGCCGCATATCTACATTTCTCTCTGCGTATGCGGATGGGGCCTCGTCGCATGTTTCCAATCTCTAGCAACTTCATTCGGAAGCCTTATCCTCCTGCGCGCCCTTCTTGGGATTACAGAAGCGGCGTTTGGCCCGGGCGTCCCATTCTACCTATCGCTCTTCTACAAACGCGAAGAGCTCGCATTTCGAAACGGACTGTTCATTTCAGCGGCACCCCTGGCTTCGTCGTTTGCAAGTAGCCTCGCTTGGGTGATTGTCAAAATGAGCAGTAACGGCCCAATCGCCCCGTGGCGCACTCTGTTTCTAGTGGAAGGGTTCCCAAGCGTGATCGTCGCAGTATTCGCCTGGATCCTGATACCAGATTCACCCGGCAGCGCCTGGTTTCTCGGACCTCGACAGAGAATGGTAGCCGAGCTGCgaatggaagagagaaagccaGATCACCACGAGCCACGTCGAGGGAAGTTCAATTGGAAGGAGGTCAGAATTACGCTAGCCGATCCCAAGTCCTACATTACAGCC TTCATGTTCTTCAGCTGCAACGTAGCATTCAGCTCCATGCCTGTCTTCCTCCCTACCATCATAAAAGA CATGGGCTACTCCTCCGTAACTTCACAAGCCCTCTCCGCCCCACCTTTCCTCTTCGCCTTCATCATAGTCCTCCTAACAGCCTACCTCTCCGACCGCAACCGCAAAAGAAGCCCTTACCTCATCACGCACGCTCTCCTCTCTTCAGCATCCtacctcatcatcgcccTAACAGGTCATTTCCATGCTCACCTCCCCGCAGCAGCACACACTACTATTCGATACCTCTGCGTCTACCCCGCAACagcgggcttcttctccgccatcaCCCTAATCATGACCTGGACTATGGACAACCGCGTCGCCAAAGAGGGTAAAGGCGCGAGTATCGCCATCATGAATGTGATTGGTCAGTGTGGACCGCTCCTCGGGACGAGGTTGTACCCCAGTGTTGATGGGCCGTGGTATGTCCGTGGGATGGCGACTTGTTCGTTCTTCATGGTTGTTGTTGCGATTTTGGCGTTCGTGTTGAAGGTTATGCTGCTGAGGGCGTGTCGCAAGGTTGAGGCAGAGGGAGATGAGATTGAAATGCACGGTGGGGAGGAGAGCGAGGTGCTTATGGGTGGAAGGAGTATTGGACGTCGTGTGGAGGAGAAATTTACGTATATCATCTAA
- a CDS encoding uncharacterized protein (predicted protein), translated as MASSWLPSPWKSRRGRRVDPERTVDDLVRKYYTTNQQSTSDILREILGSPEQASLLFSALRRQVSLIKCRSQAFEDGQITTYDRALLKLSKNGENLTDTGALELYLTEFLGIVPISPTSQSRAILAKQLDLESVLSRASAHGTPPETAIDRKEQSETLFVDQAHVKPEYKFEDHNDNYYVEHTGLNISSTRHAQEVFDRIDRLLDVYHRAKDEYYKALQTEGFVSLEAVRFLRDTAENVLRYLHANGLSDHTSVPDVEQVFLIARDKATQLTGGRKRHFDEGIERHGRKRKRRALDSYRPRK; from the exons atggcgtcCTCTTGGCTTCCATCACCCTGGAAAAGtcgccgaggaagaagagtcgaCCCCGAAAGGACAGTCGACGATCTGGTACGCAAATATTATACGACCAATCAACAAAGCACCAGTGATATCCTCCGCGAGATTCTCGGAAGCCCGGAACAGGCATCGCTTCTCTTCAGTGCGCTCCGACGCCAGGTCTCTCTGATCAAGTGCCGCTCACAGGCTTTCGAGGACGGTCAGATAACTACCTACGACCGGGCCCTGCTGAAGCTCAGCAAGAATGGGGAGAATCTGACTGATACCGGCGCACTTGAACTTTATTTAACTGAATTTCTGGGAATTGTCCCCATCTCGCCCACCTCTCAAAGTAGAGCTATACTAGCTAAACAGCTCGATTTGGAAAGCGTACTAAGTAGAG CTTCTGCCCATGGTACCCCACCGGAGACAGCTATCGATCGTAAGGAACAGTCTGAGACGTTGTTTGTTGACCAGGCGCATGTCAAGCCTGAATATAAATTTGAGGATCACAACGATAATTATTACGTGGAACATACCGGCTTGAATATCAGTTCTACTAGACACGCACAGGAAGTTTTCGACCGAATTGACAGGCTCTTGGACGTTTACCACCGCGCCAAGGATGAGTACTACAAAGCTTTGCAAACGGAGGGGTTTGTTAGCCTCGAGGCAGTTCGTTTTCTTCGAGACACGGCCGAAAATGTTCTTCGCTATCTTCATGCAAACGGACTGTCAGACCATACTTCTGTCCCGGATGTGGAGCAGGTCTTCCTGATTGCTAGGGATAAGGCGACACAGCTTACGGGTGGTCGAAAGAGGCATTTCGATGAAGGCATTGAGAGACATGGTCGTAAGAGGAAGCGACGGGCCCTCGACTCATACCGTCCTAGGAAATGA
- a CDS encoding GILT family protein (predicted protein): MEKSENRPYGQYHYVEIPTSPDATPMHARRGRISRLAVALSFISLLTLSTVFFAIPGINFSVCHKMRGKFGALLSTPKGGETPVPASSNKVPLEAHIMSKCPDAQDCLQKLVVPAMEQISEKVDFELSFIASVTNQSSDIHCKHGPGECIGDMLMLCAQDLPFSPEGETEKTTRMPTIRSLGFANCLVGQYEDIPDRTLVQNCALQHGIDFESLNSCVSRQEDDPTNGDLSGLALLRQSAVHSADLEVHTSCTVRLDDSVWCVRDDGEWKNCAKEGKGSQVSTLVEEIERLWDEKN, from the exons ATGGAGAAGTCAGAAAATCGGCCTTATGGCCAATACCACTATGTTGAGATCCCAACTTCTCCCGATGCGACCCCGATGCATGCCCGACGCGGTCGCATCTCTCGACTCGCAGTTGCCCTGAGTTTCATCTCCTTGCTCACGCTAAGCACCGTGTTCTTCGCCATCCCAGGCATCAATTTCTCTGTCTGTCACAAAATGAGGGGGAAATTTGGTGCGCTTTTATCCACTCCGAAGGGTGGTGAGACACCTGTGCCGGCATCAAGCAACAAGGTCCCGCTTGAGGCTCATATCATGAGCAAATGTCCAGATGCGCAGGACTGTCTCCAGAAACTGGTTGTTCCTGCTATGGAGCAGATCAGTGAGAAAGTCGATTTCGAGTTGTCCTTCATTGCAAG CGTCACTAATCAATCATCTGATATACATTGCAAACACGGCCCTGGCGAATGCATTGGCGACATGCTTATGCTTTGCGCTCAGGACCTACCTTTCTCACCTGAGGGTGAGACCGAGAAAACTACTCGCATGCCCACCATCCGTTCCCTCGGATTTGCCAATTGTCTTGTCGGCCAGTACGAGGATATTCCGGACCGCACGCTAGTTCAAAACTGCGCCTTACAACATGGTATTGATTTTGAATCTCTGAACAGCTGCGTCAGCAGGCAGGAGGATGATCCCACCAATGGCGACTTAAGTGGTCTCGCATTGTTGCGTCAAAGTGCCGTCCATAGTGCAGACCTTGAAGTTCATACGAGTTGTACTGTCCGGCTGGACGACTCTGTTTGGTGTGTCCGTGATGACGGAGAATGGAAGAACTGCGCTAAGGAAGGCAAAGGCAGTCAAGTATCTACACTCGTGGAGGAAATCGAAAGACTCTGGGACGAGAAGAACTAA
- a CDS encoding uncharacterized protein (acyl-CoA synthetases (AMP-forming)/AMP-acid ligases II) codes for MSDNISSLSFLHGPSEPALKSYSIGQLLNQQAAHFPTKEAVIFPTEGTRYTYQELNLRVQTVSRALIAHGVKAGDRIGVFCGNCVGYVEVFLAATRIGAITVLLNNAYSTTECLNVLRTTGCSLLFTATHIGQRDLTSCLRVLKASLDGDELPALKQIILLKTDGDISKQFQSFASFLGQSSTIPDSRLCEIEQKVQPDQTCTFQFTSGTTGAPKIAMLTHRNVISNAHSIGHRLLLSENDVICCPYPLFHISGLVIGLLSSLTYGAAIVYPSPTFDPSAVLHEVVREKCTGLHGVPTIFIALLERHRQLKTSPIHVRTGLIGGAPIPSALLKEMHKAFGFEDLTVAYGMTETSPISFMSRSAEQPSDVVVVHRDILPHTFAKIIDSTGNIVPRGIRGELCIAGSGVQKGYYQNPEKTREALKTDHSGVMWMHTGDEAVMDTQGHCVITGRIKDIIIRGAENIYPAEIEEELNKHHAISQSCVVGVKHETLGEEVAAFLQGTPGQPRPSGAEIIEWLQLSLGAQKAPAWVFWLGDGDVPVVFPITDSGKIKRNEMADLGNRLVGKIRGSVPSMSCMTITVLP; via the exons ATGTCTGACAATATCTCTTCTTTATCCTTTCTCCATGGCCCATCCGAGCCAGCCCTAAAATCATACTCTATTGGGCAACTCCTCAACCAACAAGCAGCCCACTTTCCAACCAAGGAGGCAGTCATCTTTCCAACTGAGGGTACTAGATATACCTATCAAGAGTTGAATTTAAGAGTACAAACTGTTTCCCGCGCACTCATAGCGCATGGAGTCAAGGCCGGTGACCGCATCGGCGTCTTCTGCGGTAACTGCGTGGGATATGTAGAAGTTTTCCTGGCAGCAACTAGAATCGGGGCGATTACAGTATTGCTCAATAATGCGTACTCAACTACGGAATGCCTCAATGTGCTCAGAACTACCG GCTGCTCGTTGCTTTTCACAGCAACGCATATCGGACAGCGTGACTTGACATCTTGTCTAAGAGTTCTAAAAGCTTCGTTAGATGGGGACGAACTCCCTGCTTTGAAGCAAATTATTCTGCTGAAGACAGATGGCGACATCTCAAAGCAGTTCCAGTCTTTTGCGAGCTTCCTCGGCCAATCCAGCACCATACCAGACTCGAGACTCTGTGAGATAGAGCAAAAAGTCCAGCCCGATCAGACCTGCACTTTCCAATTTACGAGTGGCACAACCGGTGCCCCTAAAATCGCCATGCTAACACATAG GAACGTCATCAGCAATGCCCATTCCATCGGCCACCGTTTACTACTATCAGAAAACGATGTCATCTGCTGTCCCTACCCTCTATTCCACATTTCCGGACTGGTAATAggccttctttcctctctaACGTACGGAGCCGCAATTGTATACCCTTCACCTACATTCGATCCTTCGGCCGTACTCCACGAAGTCGTGCGAGAAAAGTGCACGGGGCTTCATGGTGTGCCGACTATTTTtattgctcttcttgaacGGCACCGTCAGCTCAAGACTAGCCCGATCCACGTCAGAACAGGTCTTATAGGTGGCGCACCAATTCCCTCAGCTTTACTTAAGGAGATGCATAAGGCATTTGGGTTCGAAGATTTGACAGTGGCTTACG GAATGACTGAAACATCCCCAATCAGCTTCATGTCTCGATCAGCAGAGCAGCCAAGTGATGTGGTGGTAGTGCATAGAGATATACTTCCTCACACGTTTGCCAAAATCATCGATTCAACTGGGAACATCGTACCACGAGGGATACGCGGCGAACTCTGTATCGCGGGGTCCGGCGTGCAGAAAGGATACTATCAGAATCCTGAAAAGACTCGTGAGGCGCTCAAAACTGATCACTCTGGAGTTATGTGGATGCATACGGGTGACGAAGCAGTTATGGATACACAGGGACATTGTGTCATTACTGGTCGGATTAAGGATATTATAATCCGGG GAGCGGAGAATATCTATCCGgcagaaattgaagaagagttGAACAAACACCATGCTATTTCTCAGTCTTGTGTCGTCGGGGTCAAACACGAAACtttgggagaggaagtggcAGCTTTTCTTCAGGGCACTCCCGGTCAGCCTCGCCCTTCTGGTGCGGAGATCATTGAATGGTTACAATTGAGCTTGGGGGCCCAGAAAGCACCCGCATGGGTATTTTGGCTGGGAGATGGTGATGTGCCTGTTGTCTTTCCGATTACTGATAGTGGGAAGATCAAGAGGAATGAGATGGCGGATTTGGGAAATAGACTTGTGGGAAAAATTAGGGGGAGTGTTCCCTCCATGAGCTGTATGACCATCACAGTCTTGCCTTGA